The window tgaattattttaaaatgatgaacatGTTTACATTGTATCACACAGAATGCAAAGAGAAGAAAAcgaaactgaaaactgaatgAATGTGAACATCTGGAAAGAGGACGATATAAGATGAATGAATACAGAAgcaaataaaactgacttggaTTAAATATGATTTAACTTGTATATATTTTAGTGCATTTACCTTCATAAACTGTATTTATTGAtctggtgtgtttgtgattgaCAGCTTCAGTCTGAAGCAGTGAAACAAAGACGAGTCATCATGAAACATCTTTAATACAACACAGCTGACAAACATCTGCACTACTTTACATCCGTCTACGTTTATATTTatagatttatttatatatgtggAAAATATACATGTTAAAATAGACTCTTGCTGTGTGATCTGATTGGCTCATAAGCACTTCAGCAGGAAGAAGTTGCAGAAAGCTCCTCGAGGGCAGTCGCACATCTTCCCGATCCGAGATCCTTTCCTGACGGCACAGTGCTCCCCGAGGTCAcactgccaacacacacacacacacacacacacacacacacctgatcagatacaatgcagtactgcgtgtgtgtgtgtaaacagttATATGTGTTGGTGTGTAACATGAGCAGCTGATGTGGAAGCTTTTGTACTTGAGTACTTGTACTGTCCTACATTATGTACTTTACCTGCCAGCTGTAGTTAcatagttactttacagattacatgctgcatcagagccaaagcagcaaATTATCAAACTGTTAATTgtagtataataataataacaacaataataataataatataataatatctaCATCCTCATTATTCACGGAACAAAGATTTACAGATAACTCCTGATCTCAAGGCTTCGGTAGAACAGGctgataaaatacatatatatgtataagtgtgtgtgtgtgtgtgtgtgtgtgtgtgtgagtgtgagtgtgagagagactcaCTGAGGGCACCTGTCCGTACTTCTTCTCCCACGGATTAATCCTCTTGGTCTGAAGCTTCTCCAGAACTTCATGCAGAGCACcgagctgaacacacacacacccacacacacacacacacacacacacacagatgttagtTAACATACAATCACTGAGAGTAATGGAAAGTAACTGGGGTCATTTACTCGAGTGCTAACttatttaattaatattattattaatattattgtttaatttccAGGAGAATATTCACAAGCTACCCAGCGGCACATAACGTGATTAAAATGAGATCCAAAGTTACCAGCTGTAACATGaaagtgatgaacacattaatgcataataatcataacaataataataacaacaataataacaataataataacaatgcaTTTTATAATGTATTCTGGATATCCTGcataacaaacatttaaacaccaAAGCTGTCACAGAAAATGCAGCATTTGAATATTTCTGTTCTTCCGCAGTAATCTGTGGAATGCAGGACTTTGACATGTAACTGAGTATTTCTACTCTGCAGTAAAGTTACTTTTAGTGAAGTTACACTCTGATCATCAACACAGCTGGTTTCTCTTCATGTACATTTACAGTAACAAACTACAGTCAGACATTATGAAACTACGAATATTTAATACAGAACTATGATTATAACAAACACTTATCATTTACACACTCAGTGTCTCAGGTTGACTATTGATCACAGCTGATCAGTAACATgaactgatgacacattaatattGGAGAGTTCAGCTGCAACGAAAGATTATTGATCTGATTATCTCCAGTTTATCTCCAGtgaaatacatttacacacacaaaacaacgtTTTTTGTCAAATctgtaataaaacaatattttccaATCGATCGACTAATCAATCGGTTGAATGATTCATCTGTGGATATTTTCCTCCTGATTGATTCCATGTTttagtccataaaatgtcagattttggTGAAACATCATTTAATTTCCTCATAGTTCTTCAAAGGTCTTTTGTTCGTCTGATCAATAATCTAAAGCCAAAGATAATCAATTTATAAATCTATAAATCTGTTTAATAATGATATAAAgatcacagcagaacagagttgttggtgtttttcattaaaaatgacttCAAGAATTTAAAACACATAATTAGTTGTTGCTCAGTTTTGTGACAGTAAACTAATCACTGCTGATCAATCGATCATCTTCACTCGGTCCTGAAGAATCAATACTGTCACTGAAGAGAAATAATTCATCTGAGATCACTTAATATTACAATTACTGACGTCACTGTCAATATTTACATGACGAACtcaattaataaatatatatattaatattattataacGCGCCTCATATACAATCCTGTAAAACTGAAGCAAGTGAATATTTGGTCTTTTTTAATGAACATTATCTAATTATTGCTGTTAATTGATTAATGTCGGCGGCTCTGATCAGTTTATATTAAATGTCTGTATATTATATTTGATAGACTTTTATATAAAGTACTTATTTACCCCTGAGTACCTGTTGTGTACCTGCAGTGATCAGAGTCACTCACCAGTCTGTTGGAGTTGGAGTAGTGGTAGTCCTGCACGTCCCGCTCGTCCCTCTCGGCTTCCGTCCTCCCCGCCGGGCAGAGCGCGGACAGCAGCGCCGCGCACAGCACAGCTCGCGCCAGCATGTCGCCTGAAAACCGAGAGCAAAGTTCCGCGCGCTGCTCACCTCTGTCCGccaggtgtctgtctgtcctccaggTGTCTGTCACGCGCTGCCACTGCGCGCGGCGGGATGTTTTGGGGGACCGCCCCGCCCCCCAGAAACCGGGCGACGTCACGGTGGTGACGTAAACAGGCTCCCTGTGATCTCAGACTGCTGGATAATTAATTAGGGCCAAGATTTCAAGCTTGAAGCCCCGCCCCCCACATGCACGACCAGCACAACGAACCCAGCTGGACCCAAACAGTCCAACAGGAGGTCTGACAGTTTGACTCACAGGTGAGATGTTGCTGCCACTTGGCGCCATTTCCCTCCTCTgacttattattatcataaaatatattataaCATTATAATAATCATCTCAATATATTATTACATGTTAAAACTTAGAACAAAATCAAGTTATacagtgttttatgttttttaaaaagtaaagacGAATCCAACATAtaaaattaaacaacaacaaacaacagtcTGATTGAGTGGACATGCTGGTAAACCAAACTCCACtctaaaaacagctgttttaaggTCGGGCTTaatttttcacagtaaaaactgGAGTTACAAGTTTACAAAGACTCTTCTTTGATTAACAGACGGATGTACTGACCGACCCACAGGACCAGAAAGTAAAACTTCTTTTCTCGACTCTTTTCTTTTCACGCCTCTTTCTTGTTGTAATTCAGAGCTAAATTTAGCCCTTTTCACTCCACAGGTGCTATTTGAGAACTTTATTATAAGTTATTTATCACCTACTTTAAGAGTTTTGCACACAAAACAAAGGAAATTCATCTGAAACTATTTTTACAGTGATTAAAGTCACTTTTGCTGCAACAACCAACATCCTGCTTCACATGAAGgactgatgacatcagagaacagtctcagtctgcaggactCTTTACTGCACGAGTACTTTCACACTgtgtatttgtactttgtctgaAGTAACTGGTCTGAATTCTTCCTCCACACCtgaataatgtaaataatgtttacatttattgaACTGATGGATGAAACTCATCTGGTGAAGCTGTTCAGACGCAGCCGACAGACGAGTGTAACGCTGGATGTgtttgtgacttcctgtttgtctcgtCATTGATCCGCGGGGGAAACAAACAGATTGCTTATGGATGAAGTGATTTACTTTGATAAACGTCCTCCTGCCTGAAAACAGCCCAGATATCTCAGAACCAAACTGCCAGAATTAATCTGCGTAAAGCCGCGGCTGCTGGAGGAGCGACGGACAGTTTATTTAACTTTAAAGAAGTGGAAGGAAGCAGCACGGGGAACGTATTTCCCTCCCTGCAGAGCTtctatttatatttcatattagTGTGGAGGGATGAAGGTATTAATGTCCACAACCCTCTTATAACTCAACTTAAACCCttctgacacacagacacagagctgcaTCTTCAAATCCTCCATCCCTGCCATGGAAAACAGACCGCAGCCGTGTTGTTCAGGTTACCAGAGGACGAGCAGCGTGATGACATCACCTTCATCATTAAACTGAGGAGGGCAAACATGTTGAGTGTTTAATGACCCAAACAGATGTCAGGACCAGAAGATCGTCTGTTGAGTCGCGTTCTTATATCATCCTGAATGTTTCCAACGACGTTCCAGCCAGAGACGTTTACTCAAACTAACGGTTTCATCCTGTCGCCTGTCGGGAGTCAGAGAGGAAAACTTTACAACACCTCGTCTGTGATACTTTCCTGCAGTCGTGTTGATCAACAGGAGTGacgataaatccactttttgaTCCTAAAAGTTAAAAGcgatc is drawn from Sparus aurata chromosome 8, fSpaAur1.1, whole genome shotgun sequence and contains these coding sequences:
- the cart2 gene encoding cocaine- and amphetamine-regulated transcript 2, whose protein sequence is MLARAVLCAALLSALCPAGRTEAERDERDVQDYHYSNSNRLLGALHEVLEKLQTKRINPWEKKYGQVPSCDLGEHCAVRKGSRIGKMCDCPRGAFCNFFLLKCL